GTGTCGAAACATGTTGGTGGTGTCCATGTAGCTAATAAAGGACTTTTAATTGAGTAAGTACAGAGTGCCTCGgacttttcttgcttcagttcaagtcacagttactgcttcagcaagttttttctgtatttctatatatatatatatatatatatatatatatatatatatatatatatatatatatatatatatatatatatatatatatatatatatatatatatatatatatatatacttacaCTGACAGGAGCTTTCTTGGGCTCCAGtaccaaacatttgaaaatgttgcactttttaccattttcaagTGCCAGTGATGAAAATGTTGGCCTCTGTTGGAGCCATTTACTTATTTTGATCTGTTGGAAACTATTTAATCTGTGGCTTCACCAAACTTCATGGTggtgggagttttatttctggagatatggAACTCTTATAATGGCTTccaaggtatttttttttaaattctcaggtctaaaaatactaaattctctaaattctgccaaaaaatattttagtttttgggTTCCATATAACAAATAAGTCGGCTTTAAACAAAATCTAAGATGGTGGagcaaaatattttctgaattttgacTCAACTGATACAAACAGAAGCAGCAATAGCGCCAGCATGTGACCAGTtatagagttttttttccattttggcGAAAAACTcttttcttggattttttttggattaatatgaaaatttcacatttttacgaCATCCTTTACTATCTAACTTGAATTTCCaatatttttgtggattttttatattttttttaagttatgaTAAAGTCTCATGCTTGAATCATGGATTTTGTTTGAGTATTTGATCCCCGACAtgttaaacaaaccaaaaatggAACTAAAGTGGAGATTTTTTCTCACATATTCATAGAAATTCATCCAGTTTCTGCCACTAGAGCTTATTCTTTGCCTGTCAGCCACTTTTCTGTGAGTAAcggttttagtggagaaactaaacactttttttcagATGGTGAAAACACAGCCAGCAACAACAGGAAGTAACCAGTGTGAAGCAGGGAATTATGGGAAACATTTGTAGTgtgcagagaaagagaaagaagaggagaaaaccaAGCTGAAGGAATGATTGTGGTCattgtcttcctcctcctcctcttcttacTCCTGCcttcctgcctcctcctcctcctccccggcctcctcttcctcctgttcttcctcctcctcctcttcctcctcctcctcctcctcctgggcCTGCTGCAGGGCGCTGAGTCTCTCCACCACACAGTGAGCCGTCAGTCTGGCTTCAGGATCGTGATCCCAACATTCAGTGATGGTGGAGCAGAAGATGTTCATCCCCTGAAGGACACCAGAACTCAGTCAGAACAAACACATGGGTGGTAGATCTGTGTCCCtctttgtgttagttttgtgtgtctttatggttgATTGGTGTCTCTAGGGCTATGTTATGTTTCTTTGGGGTCATTATATGTCTCATTATCATATTCTTGTGTCTTTATTGAGaaattgtgtctctttttgtggtagtttcaTGTCTCATTGAAGTTGCTTTGCTTCTGTTGTAGATCTGTTTCTCTTTGCAGtagatttgtgtcttttttggtcattttgtgtctttttgtggtcactgtgggtctctgtggtagttttgttgtgtatttgtagtattttcgtgtctctttgtggtagatTTGTGTCTTTATGGGATAATTGTGTCCCTTGTTGTCCctctcttttgcatttttttaggGTCATATTGTATACTTTTCAAGtcactctgtgtttctgtgatagagttgtgtctcattttggtagttTAATGtgtctttggggtcattttgtgtctctttatggtagATTTGTGTCTTTATGGGGTAATTGTGTCTGTCTTTcaggtagttttgtgtctctttgggtaGTTTTGCTATCAATTTGGGGTCAATTCATGTCTCTTTGgggtcattgtgtgtctctgtggcagTGTTTTGTGTATTCGTGcaagttttgtgtttgtggtgtaTTTGTATCTCTGGGGTTGGTTTATGTCTCTTTAGGGTTATTTCACATCTATTTGggttcattttgtgtatctttgggGTTATgagcatctctttgtggttgacttgtgtctttttgagataattgtgtgtctttgtggtagttttgtgtctctttgtggtcattttgtgcctctgtgatagttttttgtttatctgtaatagttttttgtggttgttttgtgtcagcttgtggtagttttgtgtctctggggTTGTCTTATGTCTGTTTGAGGTCATGTTGTGTATCTTTGGGACCTTGTGTGTagctttgtgtcttcttgtggtagatttgtgtcttttttgggtAATTATGtctgtgtggatttttttttgtctgatgttattttgtgtctccttggcATCATTGTGTTTctatggtaattttgtgtgtcatcctgattgtttttgtcttcttgctGGATTTTTGGTCTTTGTGCTTATTGCATGTATGTTATTTCTTCCTTTggggtagttttgtgtctctgtcaatatttttctctttttctggtTATCTGTCTTCTCggtctgttgttttgtgtttctttggcaTAAATTGTGTTGCTCTGTAACTTTTTCTGCGTCTGACCTGATGCTGTGTCCACGTCGAGGGGATGTCCGGTCGTCCTCGGTCCCTCAACACCAGATCCCTCATGCTGTCCACACAGGGCTGTTCACAAACCTTAGAGCCAAACGCCGGCTCGTAGCTCTTCACCTCTGAAACCAACACACGCAATTATGTAGAAACCATTTCCACCTCAGGAAATTCATGATGCATCGCTAAATTTGGACCTGTTGTCATGAGATCAACTTTGGTCTGCTGTCATTTATCCACTTTGGAGTTCTGGGAGCTAAATATAATCATGAATTTGGTGGGTCATTGAGTTCCAGGTGTCAGATATGAGAAGATGTAGCTACGTTAGCCATGTTTCCACATAATTATGTAGTGAATTTGAAGTGAACTCATAAAAATGCGACTTGAGCTGGTTTCCATTAACTTCTTTGGAGCAAATAAAAGAGTCTACGTAGTGTCATCAGAAGAAAAGTCGCAAACAAAACCAGTTGTTTCCCAATCAATAACAAAAAACTCGAagaagaaacaagcaaaaactcCATCCATCGACAAGATAGAAATGGAGAGAAGTCTTCAAGATTATTTACAATCAGAAATGTTGGGTTTATTGCagtttgattttctttcaaaaagtaaataaaaaaccaTCTCAGGTGAATGTTGCTTGTTAAATTGTGGAAGTTTCTCTGTCTTTTGCATTGTCCACTAACTTTTTGCGATGTGATATTTCAGATtgtacataaaaacaaattacagaaaCGTGGCTACTGTGGTAAACatcactttttcatttttttgtgtacatCAATGATGATTTCTATAGAAATATTTAGGAAGAAGAACAGTGGAGAGCCCAACTTTGGATTTTGGACACATACTGTACAGAAGTAGAAGTGCAATGACATATGACATCGTCAAACTTTTAAGTAAAGTGACCCAAGTTCTTCTTGTGTTGATGCTCCACCTCTCCAGCAAGTTTTACTAAATTGAATTGGGTAGTTTGGGTGCAATCTTACTGACGGACATATAATAAAACAGCATCCACATCCAAATATGACGCCTGTCTCACTGTCAACTTTTGATCCTTCCAGTTTGTGTGGAAAAGCAGAGCACAACCGACCACCTTTGCCTTACAAGTTCAGATTCTGGGAAAATTACAGGACACAGTGAGGACAACCCTGTCCATCCTCACAGCGTCCTTTGCAGAAGTTTTATCAGCAGCTGTGACAGATAAAGCTGAGAAATCGAGGATGTACAAACTGAGAAATATGAGAAGGGGCAAGAGATGCTCAGACTAGCTTATATCTACGAGCCATTGTCACCTTGTTGAGGACTGATCACCTCATGCAGAAGAACCTTAAATATGCTAATGGTTAAGGTTAAAGCGTGTTCCTGGCCTGAACCTGAATGAACTGATACTTAGCTTCACATTACCTCCGATGGCGTGGCAGCGGGACGCCATCTCCCACAGGACCAGAGCCATGGAGTAAACATCCATCTGTTTGAAGGCCTCCAGGTCCTCCAGGTTCACCCTGGACTCCAGCACCTCAGGAGCCATGTAGCGAGCCGTCCCCACCTGGACAGGAAGTCACAGTGGAATCCAAACACATGACGGCCAGAACAGGAAATAATGCTGATTACATGCAACCCTGTATACAACTAAACTATatctctcttttctgttttaaaagaaacaaattttCTCCCAAAAATGTAAGACTGTGACATAGTAGGAGAAGCTTCCAGTCTGAAGGAACCACAAAGAGGTGGAAGAAGGAACAGACCAGGAACAGGACGTCCAACCAAGACACTGGAGTCGGACCATTATTCTTAGACTTAAGTTTCATTTTGGTTACTTGGGGTAAGGTTGAGGAAAACATCACAATTTGGGTCACAACACACATGTTGAACgcttctctttcattttctgggTTTTCAGGGTGACAAGTCCCGCCCCATCCAATATGTGATTGgctggctgaaaaggagcaacagtagAATACTGAAATGAGTGGAAGGgatatgttgatttgaaacaCATTTGTGATAATTCGCCAAGAATACCATGTTATGTGCTAACATTAGGTTTTGATGCTAGCATGTCTTTATTTCAGCTAATGTCAGTCTTTTTCATGCTAAATtagctgtttgtttatgtgcttgtttgtctttttatgctAACTTTTGTTGCATATGCTACAATCAGTTTCTTTAAGCTAGCTTTATTCTTTTCTACACTAActtttgttttgtatgtattcattttttaaccAAGTGTTAACATTTTTTATATGCTTTTGGGTCTCAACTaaagtgattatttttttatgccAACATTAGTTTACTACGATAACATTATTCCATgttaaagacaattttagtcTATTTTATGGTAACTTTAGTTTGTTTATGCTAACATTAGTCTTTGTACACTATGTTAGGTGCTAATATTAGGTTTTTATGCTAACATATATGTTTTTCAGCTAATGTTAGTCTTTTCTGTGTTACCTTagctttttcttcaatgtttgttttaaatgctaacattattttctttaagctattttttgccttttctatGCTAACTTCTGGATGTATTAGTTTTTTAAGGTAACGTTAGCCTTTTCTTTATATGCTTTTACGTCTTTGCTAaaaggtttctttttttgttttgccaaAGTTAGCTTTTTATAGTAACATTAGTACTTTTAAGAGTTCATGTTAGTCTATTTTATACAAGCATTAGTTTTTAGCAAAATACAAATTCACATCCGTTAAATGCTCTTTAAACATACACCTTACTGTGATGAAGACGGCATCTGTTGTAGGTCAGATTAATGAGATTCACTGATGATAAATGTAATCCAGGTTTTGAATAACAGGAActgcagtttagtttgttgcttccggTTGTTTATAGGAccttttcctctaaatttatgaaATACCCACAGCATCATCAGTATGGGCAAAGAATGTTCATCAGTGTATTTAACCAGTTCAGTTTACCTGTCCACTGTTGGCGTAGTCGTCGACTGTCAGGGAGAGATCCAGTCTTAACGCCAGACCAAAGTCACACAGTGCACACTCGTTCCTGCTCTTCACCACGATGTTGCTGCCCTTTAGGTCCCGATGGGCAACTGGAACCTACAGCAACACAGGAAACCGGCAACAAGCACCGTCACAGAGCTGAATTTATTGCCCAAATGGAAAAGCATTCACCATAAAATAATTAGAGGCGCTAATAAATCCACATCAGAACAACAAATGTTCATATCAGCAAAGGGCTAAAGAAAAGCTGACAGTAACAGGAAATCTATCTTGTACTCTGAATGTGTTTTGAAAAGTCAGACTCATCGTGTTAACAATTGTACACCAAAATAAAGGAATTTGTATGGATTTGCTTGTGGGGTCAAATGAAATACTTTTTCAAGAACCTAAACAGAGAAGTCCAGTTACTTTCTATTGAAGCTCAAAGGATTTTGAATGAGGTTTTGAGGTTTTCCCACTCCAGAACACAAGCTAAAAGTTCTGGTTTCTCTTTGACTCGTTCTTTGCCAGGACAGACACATAGTCCATCAGTGATGGACTTTCAGAGGGTGAGTTTACCTTTGGTGCCCCACTGGGCGTCGTGTCGCTGTGGAGGTGAGCTAATCCTTTAGCAATGCTTCCTGCCATGGCAACAAGTTCCTCCCAGCTCAGTATGTTCGCAGTGAGGAAAGCCTGCAGGTTTCCAAGGCTGTGATAGGCCAGAACCAGCCAGTAGGACCGGAGGGCGTGGCCCGGCGAACCCCTTTCCTCAGCCGCCAGGAACTGAACCACGTTTTCATGCTGCAGCTCCGGGTCAGAGAAAATGGAGCACTCGTTCCTCCAGGAGGCGTACTCCACGGCTGGAAACACCTTCACCGCCACGGTGTCATAGCTGCTGACTCCGCCCCGCTCAGCCTCCAGCAGCCGACCCTTCCACACCTCAGCGAAGTGCCCCTTCCCCACCAGAACCTCCAGCTTGATGGGCAGCAGTTCGGCCGGTTGGCCCTGCCAGTCCGTCACATCGCGGATGGTGTCATCATGAGGAGACGGTACCTTGGCGTTGTACTCGTCGCCGCCACCAGGACCCATCAGACTTCCATGTTCCCTCTGAGTGCCTTGACCCTGCAGGTCCAAAGCCTGGTAGAGCTCTGGGGTGTGTTTGGTCGGCCAGTCGGGGCGTGCAGGAGGGCCTGGTTTGTCGGGGCGGCGTATGCGGTAGAAGTAGAAGGCGGCGGTGGCGACCAGAGCAACCAGGACAGGAGGCACCAGACTAACCACCACCACCGGGATCACGTCTTTACTGTGCAGCCTGGAGAAACCTGCGGgaacacatgaaaacactgacTTCCCATCCTTCATTTTACCATTTAAAATCCATaaacactgatcagccacatcattatgaccactgacaggaaCAACATCGATCATCTTACTGCAATGCAACATTCTGTTGGCAAACCTTGAgtcttgacattcatgtggatgtttgacatgtagcACCACCTAAAAATTgtaggtcaagcaaccccctcAACCACCaatccccatggcaacagcagtccttgatgccagttaatacaatacaatacaatatactTTATTGTCCCACTTGGGGAAATGTATCTTGTACTCAAAAGCTGTGCCATCAATGCCATCTCAACAACTACAAAACAGCATTGCGCATCCCAAACATTACAcataacacatacatacatcATCAGATTGAAGGTGCACTGtcctgccaccctcagcagaacaaaaactgctcaggagtggcccggggaaCATGAGAGAGCTAATGTGTTCAcccaggttccacactccctAGATCCAAATCTtgttgagcatctgtgggatgtaccaggataagcctgatctaggtaggtcccaccctacaacccacaggacccacagaatccactggtgccacaggacatcctcagaggtcctgtgtccatgaaccactgggtcagaggagttttagcagcataaaggggatcaacacaatattaggcaggtggtcataatgttatgcctgatcggtgtatttaaacctcctccctctgctcaCCGTTGGCTCCCTTTTCGAAGATGAGCTTGTCGTTACATTCGTGCTCGCCGTGGCAGCCACAGACCATCATGGTGCCCTCCTCGGCCGGCTGCTGGACCATGTGACACTCCCTGGTGGTGAAGTTAAGCAGCAGTCCGGGGTCAACGCCCTCCAGAGGCAGAGTCTGGTGGTGACACATCGTATGCACCGTCACCGTGTAGTTGGTTTTCCTCCTGTAGGAGCAGACAAAATGTGGCCAAATTATAAAATGATGTGGTCaacctgatttaaatacaaatttacatCAGAGGAAGTTTAGTAAAGTGATGTTCATTATTTTTAGTAGGATTGTATTGCTCAGAGAGAATATTGTAAGGAGAGGAACTGATGAAAGAGTGGTGCTTCCTAGAGACAATTTAAATCCAAAAATCTGAGCAGAACCTCTTCCAGATCAGTtttgctctgcagcatcagttaccatggagatgtagcaggttaaaagagaacCACTTTTACAACGctaaaaactctgactttaagcTCAACATACCTGCTAACGCACCAATCTCGCTTCATAGTACACTCCcttgttgatgttgtgttttgttgttttctacgACATGAGAGCAAATGAGGCCCGAGTACGAAGCCTTGGGGAACtccattttttattgttgtacACTCAGATGATCAGTGTAACTAGTGATCAATACAAAGCTTCAACAATGTACGAGAAACACCTATATCCTATTAAACTAATAAAAAGTCTGCTACTTTATGCTTGTACTCCAACATATTTCAgagggaatatatatatatatatatatatatatatatatatatatatatatatatatatatatatatatatatatatatatatatatatatatatatatgtgtgtgtgttttactgcacTGATAGACAGATTACTAAACAGGTCCACCAAGCTCCAATGCCTGAACATGCAGAccagccacaaagacacaaaaaaaatcaagagagacacaaagccaccacaaagagacacaaaaccccCACAACAATGAAGCCCAACAAAGCAGCTTTAAAGACATACAGCatgaccacaaggagacacaaaacaatcacaaagacacacaagccAGGCGTAGCCACCAACAATAAGAAGATATCAAATAACCAGAGCCACAAAACACctacaaagtgacacaaaacagtcacagagACACTCAAAGGAAACACAAGGGCATTTAAATGactccaaagagacacaaacagacaaaacaaccataaaaagacacaaaactactcaaaagacaaaaacatcagacaCAAACCAATCATAGAAAGATACATAATAACCACAGATAGtcccaaaacaaccacacagacacaaaagcaactccagagacacaaaagaaccacagagacacaaaacaaccacaaagatacacaaaacaaccagagacacaaaacgactgcaaagagatacaaagcaacacaaaacaaccatgaagagacacaaaacaaccacagagacacaaaacaactacaaaagacacaaaaccaccagagacacaaaactgcaaagagacacaaatcaactacaaagcaacacaaaacaaccacagagtcacaaaacaaccacaaagagacacagaacaccTACAGAGAcacgcaaaacaacaacaaatacacataaaacaactacaaagcgacataaaacaaccacaaaaacaaacaaaacaacagcaaagtgacacaaatacacagaaaaccaccacaaatagTGACAACTTAGCCACAAAGAAACaccaaatgacaacaaaaagacagaaagtgacaCGAACCAACCATAAACACCAAATATCaggagacataaaataaccacagaatcacaaaacaactgaaaaatgacacaaaacagccacaaagactcacaaaacaaagacatacaaatgACTCCGAAGGGAtacaaaatcaacaaacataagaaacaatcacaaatagacacaaaacaactccaaaaacacaaaaaaattccaTATTGCactaataatagtaataataatgataaaagtAATAAGCAGATTTGGCAAGATAGTAATACCTGTGCTGTCCAAAAGGTGCACTCATAAGTCAGATTATTATATTATCTTctctgtttttgaacattaatcTAAAAAGTCATTACATCTGGCAGCTGCCAGATGTAATGACTTTTTA
This DNA window, taken from Amphiprion ocellaris isolate individual 3 ecotype Okinawa chromosome 11, ASM2253959v1, whole genome shotgun sequence, encodes the following:
- the tgfbr2l gene encoding TGF-beta receptor type-2; amino-acid sequence: MMVRCFWTGTLVLLAAGLPVVAESFSHLSYNLCKWCEVSSPVCKDNVCLSNCNLSSFCTVMEEICIAIWRKTNYTVTVHTMCHHQTLPLEGVDPGLLLNFTTRECHMVQQPAEEGTMMVCGCHGEHECNDKLIFEKGANGFSRLHSKDVIPVVVVSLVPPVLVALVATAAFYFYRIRRPDKPGPPARPDWPTKHTPELYQALDLQGQGTQREHGSLMGPGGGDEYNAKVPSPHDDTIRDVTDWQGQPAELLPIKLEVLVGKGHFAEVWKGRLLEAERGGVSSYDTVAVKVFPAVEYASWRNECSIFSDPELQHENVVQFLAAEERGSPGHALRSYWLVLAYHSLGNLQAFLTANILSWEELVAMAGSIAKGLAHLHSDTTPSGAPKVPVAHRDLKGSNIVVKSRNECALCDFGLALRLDLSLTVDDYANSGQVGTARYMAPEVLESRVNLEDLEAFKQMDVYSMALVLWEMASRCHAIGEVKSYEPAFGSKVCEQPCVDSMRDLVLRDRGRPDIPSTWTQHQGMNIFCSTITECWDHDPEARLTAHCVVERLSALQQAQEEEEEEEEEEEEEQEEEEAGEEEEEAGRQE